TTATGGGATCGTCCGCAAGATGGCACGGATGTTGTGGCCCGGGAGTCGCAGGGCCCGATCCCGGCGAGCATAAGCAGCTTGGGGGGTGTCGATTGCTCCTGCTGAGATGATCACTTCGCGGGCTGCGCGGAAGGTGCGATACCGACGGCGCGTCCGTCCTCGACGAGGATCCGGTGTGCCGGGATTTCGAGCTCTAGCGTCAGGTTGGAGGGCAGCTCCGATGTTATGGAGAGGCGGGCGACTGCGGTTGAGACTCGTACACCCTCCTCCTCGTTACGGAAGACACGGGAAACTCGGTCCTCCGAAGACCACCGTCGCGTTTCTGTAGGGCTGCCGCGAACAGACCGAGCCGCACCCTCACGGTCATTCGGCAACCTATGAAAAGCAATTCAAAGAGGGATCGCTGTCTTGGAACTGCTTCGCTATTTTGACAGTCAGCACTACATGTCCGGTGTAGCTGCAGGTCTAGCACAAGAAGGTCCTCAGCCGTGACGGGGGACGGAGAAGTCCTAGATGGTTTTCCTTCCGCCGGTGGCGTCCGTCTTCCCACGTCCGTCAGGCCTTTTGCGGCTCTCCTCGAAGGTGGTTGACTCCGCGCAGGGGCTCACAATGTTGACCAGCGCATCAGGGTCGCCGTCGCCGAGCATCCCACTGAGGCGGGAATTCTGTGGCAGACGGGGGATCGGCCGGCGAAAACATCTCGTTCAGTTCAGTGCCGGGATGGTTGCACCGCACCTGGCGAAGCGTTAGCCCTTTTGACTGCTGCGTAGGAGATGAAGGGTTCGCCCGACGACGGCTGATGGGTTGCGCTACAGGCGCTCACCGAGTACGGTGAGGCACTCGCGGTACTGATCTGCCGTGATCTCCCCTTTAGCAAAGCGCTCGTCGAGAATCTCGCGGGCCCTGCTACCTTTCGTCGGCGGCGGGTCGTTTGGCTACTGTAAGCCCGTAGACACGTAGCCGCCACGGCCGTTTCCAAACATCCTTACTGTCAGCAGAACAAGAAGTGCAATGCCGACAAGCAGCAGAGGAACCCAAAGCCACATCCATACCATGCTTTGTCCATAACCCCACATCATGATCAGTACCCTCCAACTCCAAGATTTACTCCCAGTCT
This genomic interval from Paenarthrobacter aurescens TC1 contains the following:
- a CDS encoding hypothetical protein (identified by Glimmer2; putative) is translated as MLGDGDPDALVNIVSPCAESTTFEESRKRPDGRGKTDATGGRKTI